One Lysinibacillus fusiformis genomic window carries:
- a CDS encoding phage protein codes for MSSLYIRKTTFLVSDREITDPLTIKFSVPFGDDEKVDTIDIQVYNLKDDTINAITTNQAAILSAGYVDDNGVIFNGTLKKKETKWEGLDKITTFKCIDSTEDYTKKVIKRTYARNTPASLILRELASDAGLIIGDIDLPVDFIYRSGKALNGKIKTLMAEIAKDCEAKLYINKGRLFVRDNKKGDNLGLDISKETGLIDEPEEVEEEVKDEKGSKLKNDKKKIKGYKIKVLLNHRITTDVIIKLTSRKVSGVFRVSKGEHKGDTSGQEYYTECEVVPV; via the coding sequence ATGAGTAGTTTATACATTCGTAAAACTACTTTTTTAGTAAGTGACCGAGAAATTACGGATCCACTCACTATCAAATTTAGTGTGCCGTTTGGTGATGATGAAAAAGTCGATACAATCGACATTCAAGTGTACAACTTAAAAGACGATACGATTAACGCTATTACTACGAATCAAGCTGCTATTTTAAGTGCTGGTTATGTAGATGACAATGGCGTTATTTTTAATGGCACACTTAAGAAAAAGGAAACGAAGTGGGAAGGTCTCGACAAAATAACGACTTTTAAATGCATTGATTCTACAGAAGATTACACAAAAAAAGTCATTAAAAGAACTTACGCTCGTAACACACCAGCCTCGCTGATATTAAGAGAATTAGCAAGTGATGCAGGTCTGATTATTGGTGATATCGATTTGCCGGTTGATTTTATTTATCGTTCCGGGAAGGCCCTAAATGGCAAAATTAAAACGCTTATGGCCGAAATAGCTAAAGATTGTGAAGCAAAGTTATATATCAACAAAGGTCGTCTATTTGTCCGAGACAATAAGAAGGGCGACAATTTAGGTCTTGATATATCAAAAGAAACTGGCCTAATCGATGAGCCGGAGGAAGTCGAGGAAGAAGTGAAGGACGAAAAAGGTTCTAAGTTGAAAAATGACAAGAAAAAAATCAAGGGTTACAAAATCAAAGTGTTACTAAACCACCGTATTACAACAGATGTGATTATTAAACTAACATCTCGTAAAGTAAGTGGTGTTTTTCGTGTATCAAAAGGTGAACATAAAGGCGACACATCCGGCCAAGAATATTATACAGAATGTGAGGTTGTGCCGGTATGA
- a CDS encoding phage baseplate plug family protein: MIEFDEYIDINKDDIPYSMEIELVGEVFEIEFNYNRAHDFFTVDLFKNGKALVIGEKLKLNRPLFRNRVGLDLPKVQIIPKDRANSAKRITYENLNETVFLYVGDANE; the protein is encoded by the coding sequence ATGATAGAATTTGATGAATACATTGATATTAATAAAGATGATATTCCATATTCAATGGAAATCGAGTTAGTAGGTGAAGTATTTGAAATTGAATTCAATTACAACAGAGCTCACGACTTCTTTACTGTTGATTTATTTAAAAATGGTAAGGCACTTGTGATTGGAGAAAAACTTAAATTAAATCGTCCGTTATTCCGGAATCGTGTAGGTTTAGATTTACCAAAAGTACAAATAATACCGAAAGACCGAGCTAATTCAGCCAAGCGTATTACATACGAAAATCTGAATGAGACGGTCTTTTTATATGTAGGTGATGCAAATGAGTAG
- a CDS encoding phage baseplate protein, with protein MPYIKDVLIDVITKVSMPESSTTTDHALEDGEQITDHVKSNPITISLTGIILDEAEEKVLKLREYREKGEIIDFDYMTVLKHVVITDFSRDYEAKIKDGYAFTMTLKQIKVAKVAKFVSVSIPIKQQTKAVTNKGRQQTKKTQKSSAKTTKQKYNPPAKTKEIRRGGSIPI; from the coding sequence GTGCCATACATTAAAGACGTTTTAATCGATGTCATCACGAAGGTGTCAATGCCTGAATCGTCAACAACGACTGACCATGCTCTTGAAGATGGTGAACAGATTACGGACCATGTAAAAAGCAATCCTATTACCATCTCCTTAACAGGCATTATACTAGATGAGGCAGAAGAAAAGGTTCTGAAGCTTCGGGAGTACCGTGAAAAAGGTGAAATAATTGATTTCGACTATATGACTGTATTAAAGCATGTTGTAATTACTGACTTTAGCCGTGATTATGAGGCTAAAATAAAAGATGGTTATGCTTTTACAATGACACTTAAACAAATAAAGGTAGCGAAGGTTGCTAAATTTGTTAGCGTTTCTATTCCAATTAAACAACAAACCAAAGCTGTTACAAACAAAGGACGTCAGCAGACAAAGAAAACTCAAAAATCGTCTGCCAAGACAACGAAACAAAAGTACAATCCACCTGCAAAAACTAAAGAGATAAGACGAGGGGGCTCGATTCCAATATGA